The Christiangramia forsetii KT0803 DNA segment TGAAGATTCCTTTTGGAATCGCACAAATAGGAAAAGCTTTCCGTAACGAGATTGTAGCAAGACAATTCATCTTTAGAATGCGCGAGTTTGAACAAATGGAAATGCAATTTTTTGTACGTCCGGGCGAAGAACTGGAATGGTACGAGAAATGGAAAGAGATAAGACTGAACTGGCACAGATCACTAGGTCTTGGAGAAGAAAATTACCGTCTACACGATCATGAAAAATTAGCACATTATGCTAATGCAGCCGCAGATATAGAATTTGATTTTCCTTTTGGATTTAAAGAATTAGAAGGAATTCATTCAAGAACAGATTTTGATCTGAAAGCTCATGAAGAACATTCCGGTAAAAAATTAAGATTTTACGATCCTGAATTAAAGGAAAACTATGTGCCATATGTGATTGAAACTTCAATTGGCTTAGATAGAATGTTCCTTTCTGTTCTTTCGTCATCTTTAAAAGAAGAAGATCTGGGAGACGGGAATACAAGAACAGTCTTGAAGCTTCCTGCAGTTCTGGCGCCAACGAAAGCAGCAATTCTTCCATTAGTGAAGAAAGACGGACTGCCGGAATTAGCTCAAAAGATCGTTGACGAGCTTAAATGGGATTTTAAAGTTCAATATGATGAAAAAGATGCGATTGGAAGAAGGTATAGAAGACAGGATGCAGCAGGAACTCCGTTGTGTATAACTGTAGATCATGATTCTTTAGAGGATAATGCAGTAACCGTTAGATTCCGTGACAGTATGGAACAGAAAAGAGTTTCTATTGAGGAGTTGGACACTTTGATAAGAAAAGAAACCGATTTTAAAACCTGGATGAGAGGTTTTTCAGAATAAATACTCCTTAACTTAAGAATAATTTAAAAGGCAATTGATTTATTAATTGCCTTTTTTATTTCAATTAAGTCGATAATGTCTATTTTTAAACAATTATTTTAGTAAGACTCTTTTAAATGATGAAAAAATTACTTCTTCTATTTTCCTTAAGCTTTATTTTTCATCTTAATGCGTTAGGTCAAACAAATGAGATAGTTGGCCCGGCATTTATAGATTCAGCAAGTGTAATTAAAACGGGAGCGCTGTCTAAATCCAGGCTTATCCGGCATATTACCAAACCCAAGTTATATAATCCTCGAAATCGTGGAATTAATAAGGTGGTTCCGGGAAAGGGATTGCCAAAAGTAAAAGACCCTGCCTTGCAAAGCAAAATGGGGGATATTCCTGTTAAAGCCCCAATATTTTCATTTGACGGAGCGGTTACCAGGTCAACACCTAGTGATCCCACCGGTGCGGTAGGTAGAAATCACTATGTAAACGCATGGAATAGTGCCTTCGCAATTTGGGATAAAGATGGCAATGAAATTATCCCGCCTTCTTCTTTAGAAAGTATTGGCGGAGCTTTTAATAATGAAACTGATGGAGATCCAATTGTTTTTTATGATGAAGCTGCAGATAGATTTATTTTGATGCAGTTTAGTGCATCGCCCAGCAGTGGAAGTGCATCTCCTCCGGCTTTATTATTTGCTGTGTCCCAGGGTCCAGATCCTGTAAACAGCGGCTGGTACACGTATAGATTTGATCTGGGATCCTTGCCAGATTATCCAAAAATTTCTTTGTGGAACGATGGTTATTATATTACCACCAACAAAGATGCGTTGGAACCTCAGGGAAAGGAAATTGTATATGTCTTGGAAAGGGATAGGATGCTTCAGGGATCAGATAATGTTAGAATTTTAGGATTTCCACTTCCGGGGATACAGAATAACGGTTTTTATAGTCCTGCAGGTTTTAGCGTTATGGGCGGGGATTTGCCACCTCCCGGAAATGCTCCAATTATATATTTACAGGATGATGAATGGGTGGGTGTTAATCAGGATCATTTAAAATTGTGGCTAATGAATGTAAACTGGGATAATGTTGGTTCTTCAACTATTTCAGAAAGCCAGGAAATTACTGATGGAGTCTCACCCTTTACGGCAACCTTTGACGGTGGTGGATTCAAAAATCTACCTCAACCAGGTGATAACTCAGAAATAGATGCCCTGCAGGGGGCAATGATGTATATGACGCAGTACCGAAGGTTTGGTACGCATAATTCTGTGGTAATGAATTTTGTGGTAGATGTGGAACCGACAGCTGCGAAACATGCGGGAATTAGATGGTATGAACTCAGGCAACCTGCAGATGGTGCGCCCTGGAGTGTGTATCAGGAAGGGACCTATGCTCCAGATAATAGTGATAGATTTAGTGGAAGTATAGGAATTGATATGAGAGGAAATATTGCGATGGGTTATACCGTGGTAAACGATAATCCGGCCAATCCTGTTTTTCCATCGATTAGGTATACCGGTCGCTTCGTTAATGACCAGTTGGGATTAATGACCGTTCAGGAAGAGTCTATAGTGGAAGGGGAGAGCCCTCAGCCAAGACCGGAAGGAAGATATGGCGATTATGCCCATTTGAGTATAGACCCCGTAGATGATCTAACATTCTGGCATAATGCAGAATATTTTATAGGGGTAGATAGGGTAAATAAAGTTGGCGTGTTCAGGATCGCTGCTAATGAGCCAAATGATGTGGGTGTTGTGGTATTGGTAGGGCCTCAGAATGCAACGCTGACTAATTCTGAAGAAATTACTATTAGAATTAGAAATTATGGAACCAACGCTCAATCTAATTTTGAGGTAAGTTACCGTATTGATGGTGGTCCTTTAGTAACAGAAGTTTTTGAGGAAACCATTCCGGCAGAGAGTTCTGCTGAATTTACTTTTGAAGAAACAGGCGATTTCTCTGAAATTGGAGAAATATATACTTTAACGCTGTCTACAAATCTTGAAAATGACTCTAACACAAATAATGATTCTATAGAAGTCGAAGTAAAAAACCTGCCTCCTAATGATATTGGAGTGACATCTATCGATTCCCCTTTTACAGATGAGAACCTAACAAGTACTGAAGAGGTTACCATAACAATTTCAAATTTTGGAGGGGAGCCACAACAGGATTTCCCGGTTAGTTATCAAATAGGAAATAATGCTCCGGTTACTGAAACCTTCAATGAAGTGCTTGAAGTGGGTGAAGATGTGGTTTATACATTTAATCAGACTGCGAATTTAGCAAGCTTTGGAAGATATAGAATAGAGGCGAGAACCAGATTAGAGAATGATTTTGATCCATCTAACGATGCTGAAACTATTTCTGTGGCAAGCCTCAATTGTATTCCGGAAGGATCAGATTGTTCACAGGGCGATGGAATATTCTATTTTGAACTTGGAGATTATAGAAATGAGAGAATCCCTTGCACCAATGGTTATATAGATTTTATTGGAGGTACTACAGATCTGGATAGATCTCAGGGCGATTTTACGGTTACGGTTGAAACTGGATTTGCTGAAGGTGAAAGGGAAAAATTCTCTATGTGGATAGATTTTAACGATAATGCGGTTTTTGAAGACGAAGAACGTGTGATCTCTTCAGAAGTTATTCCGCAGGCGAACAGGTCTTTTTCTTATGATTTTAATATTCCGAGAGATGCAGATCTAGGTCAGCATTTACTTAGAATACGAGCTGGAGATACCAATTTCTCAGGAGATCTGAACGATCCGTGTTCAGTAATGGCTTATGGTACCACACATGATTACTCAGTGAATATCACTGATAGTACTCTGGATATCGAAGATTTTATTCTAAATGAAGCTGAATTGGTAGTGATCACGCTCCCTAATCAGGAAGATCAATACAGGGTGGTCATGGAAACCAGTTTTGGCGAGCCATTAAGAATAACTGTTCATGATCTTCTAGGGCAAAAATTAATCGAGAATCAGGTGGTGAACGATGGGGATGCCTATGTGTATGAACTGGATATGTCGTACGCTGCCCCGGGAGTTTACCTCGTTAGATTCGGAACCAGGAAAGTGGGGAAAGTCAAACGATTTATAGTAAAATAATTTATTTCAAATCCTGAATCTATCTGTATTTGTATTTCTTTCAGATAGCCTTATTTTTGGGAAAAATTCAATATACATGACCATTATTTCCTATAACGTAAACGGTATTCGTGCCGCTATACGCAAAGGTTTCTTAGACTGGCTTCAACAGTCAAATCCCGATGTAGTTTGTTTACAGGAGATCAAGGCACAACCCGAGCAGTTGGACCTCTCAGAATTTGAGAAAGCAGGATATCCTTATCACTACTGGTATCCGGCAAACAAGAAAGGATATAGCGGAGTGGCAATTCTCAGTAAAACGGAGCCTAAAAATGTCACTTACGGTACCGGGATTGATTATATGGATTTTGAAGGCAGGAGTATACGTGCAGATTTCGATAATTTTTCAGTGATGAGTCTTTATTTGCCTTCGGGAACAAATATTAACAGGCTGGAACTTAAATTCAAATTCATGGATGATTTTCAGCGATATATAGATCAGCTTAAATTGGAGATTCCGAATCTTATTATTTCTGGAGATTATAATATTTGTCATGAAGCCATAGATATTCATGATCCCGTGAGACTTAAAAATGTGTCAGGATTCCTTCCGGAAGAAAGAAAGTGGATAGATGGATTTATGGAAAATGGCTTTATAGATTCTTTTCGTCATTTTAATGAGGATCCCGATAATTATTCCTGGTGGAGTTACAGAGCCAATGCAAGAAATAATAATAAAGGCTGGCGTATAGATTATAACCTGGTATCTGAACCATTAAAAGATCGTTTAAGGCGTGCAGTTATTTTACCGGAAGCATACCATAGTGATCATTGTCCCGTTTTAGTAGAAATTGAATAAACATATTATGAATATTAGACTTACATCTGTTTTAGCTTTATTAGTATTAATGAGTTCCTGTGTTTCTTCAAAGAAATATGGAGAACTGGAAAGTAAAAATGCCAATTTACAGCGAGAGAATCGATCTGTTGCCAAGGAACTTGAAAATTATAGAAAGTCCAGCGAAGATCTTGATAAGGAGCTTTCAGGCTTAAAGACAGATTATGAAACTATAACCACTGAGCGTAACCAGCTCATGGAAAAGCTAACTGCGCTTGAAAAAAACTATGAAAGTTTAGAAAAATCTTATGATGCTTTAGAGCAAAATAGTTCTGCCGCCATTGCCGAGAATTCGAGACAAAACAGGGATCTACTGGGGCAGCTGGATGAAAAGGAAGCAGCGCTGCTTCAGGAAAAGAATCGCCTGGAAAAACTGGAGAAAGATCTTGCCTTGCGTTCTCAAAGAATTAATGACCTTGAAAACGTGATCGCAGCGAAGGATGCGAAAATGAATGCACTTAAAAATGCAGTTTCCAACGCACTTACCAATTTTGAAGGAAAAGGCTTAAGTGTTGAGCAAAGGGATGGGAAAGTATATGTATCTATGGAGAACAAATTGCTTTTTGATTCCGGCAGCTGGGCAGTAAATTCTGAAGGACGTAAAGCAGTACAGCAACTGGGAACGGTACTGGGACAAAATCCTGATATTGCAGTACTAATTGAAGGACATACAGACAATGTGCCTTATGGAGGAAGTGGCCAGCTAAAAGATAACTGGGATCTTTCTACAAAAAGAGCTACTGCAATCGTTCAGATCCTGCGTGAAAATTCAAATATAGATCCTCAAAGTCTTACTGCAGCTGGTCGGGGAGAATACGCCCCGGTTGGATCTAATGATACGGAAGCAGGAAAAGCCAAAAATCGTAGGATAGAAGTGATCCTTACCCCGAAACTAGATGAAATAACCAGAGTTTTAAACGAAATAGACTAAGAGAGAATGAAGTACACCAAACTTCCGAATACCGAACTAAAAGTTAGCAAAATTTGTCTGGGCTCCATGACCTGGGGACAGCAGAATTCAGAAGCTGAAGGTCATGAACAATTAGATTATGCACTGGATAAGGGGGTGAATTTTATTGATACAGCCGAAATGTATTCAACTCCTGCGAAACCGGAAACTCAGGGCAGCACCGAGAAGGTTATTGGAAGTTGGCTGAAGAAGACCGGTAGGCGCGATGAGGTAGTAATTGCTTCCAAAATTGCCGGACCTGCTGAAATGGTTTCACATATTCGTGAAAATATGGGTTATCACAGGGAAGCTTTGGAAGATGCTATTCATAATAGCTTAAAAAGGCTTCAAACAGATCATATAGACCTTTATCAGCTTCATTGGCCTGAAAGGAATACTAACTTTTTCGGAAAAAGAGGTTATGATCATTCCGAAGAAGAAAAATGGGAAGATAATTTCCGCCAGATTCTGGAAGATCTACAGCATTTTGTAGATCAGGGTAAAATAGGACATATCGGTCTTTCTAATGAAACTCCATTTGGTCTAATGCGTTTTCTTGAAGAAAGTAAAAATGATCTGCCAAGGGTGTCAACCGTTCAGAATCCTTATAATTTACTGAATAGGAAGGATGAAATTGGTCTAACCGAAATTCTGCATCGTGAGAATGTAGGTCTTTTTCCATATTCTCCTTTAGGAATGGGAACCTTAAGCGGAAAACATTTAAATGGAATTCAGAAAAATACAAGGTTGAGTCTTTTTCCGCAGTATAACAGATATTCTAATGAAGAAGCGGTAAGGGCGACAAGAAAGTATAAAGAACTGGCAGATAAACATGATATGAGCTTAACGCATTTAGCTTTAGCATTTGTGAATCAGCAGCCTTTTGTGACCAGTAATATTATTGGTGCCACCAGTATAGATCAGCTTAAAGAAAATATAGAAAGTATTGAGGTGGTTCTTTCCGAGGAAATCATGGAGGAGGTAAATGAGATTCATAATTCCATCCCAAATCCGGCACCTTAGTTAATAGCCTGTACCAGACTTTCGTGAATAAACATGGAGCGATCCAGGCTATCACGTACATGGAACCAGTCGGCAGTTTTGCCCTGAACCATTAATATTTCACCTTGTTTTCCTTTTTTGATCACAGATGAATTATTAGACGCAGGTTTATTCCTGAAATTTGCAATTTGAGAGTTCACCTTTAATCTCGGGGCTATTTCGCTTTTATCTAATTTTTGGTTTTCAGGTTCTTCGGTTAAATAAACAAAGCCTAACGGGTCAATGGCACCATCATTACTTCTATAAATTCCAAAATGTAAATGTGGAGGAGTGGTTTTTGCGTTTCCGGTATTTCCAACAAAACCAAGCGTATCACCAATGTTTACACGGCCAAGATCGGGCACGATGCTATCCAGATGCGCATAATATAAAGATTGTTTTCGTTTACTATCCCGTAACCAGACCTGCTTCCCGCCAAGGCCTTTTTCGCCAGTAAAACCGACTCTTCCCGAAGTGGGTGCAATCACTGGAGTGCCTCTATCGGCAAAAATGTCTATACCCTTATGATCTCTTTTTCCGCCATCACGCATATCGCCCCAATAACTTCCAATATCGGCATTGGCACCATTTAAGACGGGAAATAAATAGGTGGGAGATTTTTTAATCCCGATTTGGAATGAGGTATTTGCTTCAATTTCCGGCTGAATAACAATTTTATAAAGACCTTTTTCTTTTACCTCAAACTGTAAAATTCCGGTTTGTGATTCACCAGATTTGATCTTTTCAAATTCTTTATTTTCTGAATTAGTTATTTTATAAAGCTCAGAAAAAATAAGGGTAGAAGAGCTGTCTGTAAGTATTGTCGCTTCGATAACTTCCCCGGGAATGAGATAGGTTGCATAAGAATAAATGGCAAAATTCCTGGGTTTTAATTCACCGCTTTCAAGATAAGGCAATTCTATTTCAAGACTGTCGTCAAGTGCTTTGGTAATTCTATCTTCCCAGATTTTAAATAGTTCATCAGAGATATCATTATCTTTCTTATACTTTTCTTTTTCAGAAAGTCCGGTAATAAGTTCTTCCGCTTTCTCCAACTGGGAACAGGAGAAAAAGAACATGATTATAAGAAAGGGAAGTATTTTTATTGATCGCATATTTCACTCAAATGGAGTCACATATAATCAGTAATTATGCCATTTTTAGTCGAAAAGATGGCTAACTACATCTTCCATTTTAGCGACCTTAATAATTCTAATATTGAAATCTCCCTTCGGAATTTTACTTTGTTTGGAAAGCATAATGGATGCAAAACCTAATTTTTCAGCTTCCATGATGCGTTGCTCAATACGGGTTACGGGTCTTATTTCACCGGCAAGTCCTACCTCTGCAGCAAAACAGGTATCTTTTTCTAAAGCTATATCTTCGTTTGAAGAAAGAATGGCTGCAACTACAGCAAGATCTATGGCGGGATCGTCCACACTAATTCCTCCGGTTACGTTTAGAAAGACATCTTTAGCTCCAAGTCGAAAACCGGCTCTTTTTTCCAGAACCGCCAAAAGCATATTCAGTCTTTTAGCATTATAACCCGTAGTAGATCGCTGAGGTGTGCCGTAAACGGCCGTGCTCACTAACGCCTGGATTTCTATCATTAACGGTCGCATGCCTTCTAATGTAGATGCGATAGCAGTTCCACTAAGGTCTTCTTCGTTTTTGGAGATCAGAATTTCTGATGGATTGCTCACTTCTCGTAGCCCGCTGCCCTGCATTTCATAGATTCCTAATTCATGCGTAGAGCCAAACCTGTTTTTATGGGCCCTTAATATTCTATACACATGGTTTCTGTCACCTTCAAATTGAAGAACGGTGTCTACCATATGTTCCAGAACTTTTGGTCCTGCAATACTGCCCTCTTTGGTAATATGGCCAATAAGAATAACGGGAGTGTTACTTTCTTTGGCAAATTTAATAAGCTCTGCTGTGCATTCCCTAATTTGAGAGATACTTCCCGGGGCACTTTCAATATAGTCGCTGTGAAGTGTTTGAATGGAATCTATGATCACCACTTCTGGTTCTACTTCTTCTATCTGGCGGAAAATGCTTTGCGTCTTGGTTTCAGTAAGAATAAAGCAATTTGCGGGATTAGGATTTATACGTTCAGCGCGCATCTTGATCTGTTGCTGACTTTCTTCTCCGGAAACATACAGAACCCTGTAATTTAGCCCAAGGGATATTTGAAGTAGCAGTGTGCTTTTTCCTATTCCCGGTTCACCACCTAGAAGGGTTAAAGAACCCGGTACCAGACCACCACCAAGAACCCTGTCTAATTCATTATTGCCGGTATTCATCCGGTTTTGCGGAGTGTTTTCTATGTCATTTATCAGCAGCGGTTTTGAAGCTTTTTTCGCTTCTTTTTTCGCGGAAGTTTTCCAGTCTTTTGGATCTGGTTTTTGTACTAATTCTTCAACTATGGTATTCCAATCGCCACAGGAATTACATTTTCCCTGCCATTTAGAATACTGCGCACCACATTTTTGACAATAATAAGTAGTCTTGACCTTGGCCATTTAATAGATCTATTTTATGCTAATAACCGAAATCTTTTTTAATAGCATCGGCTTTTTCAAGCATAAAATCGGTGTCTATAAACGCAATTTTTTCCTGTCCGTAAGCATTTTGATAAATTCTCATAGCCTTCTTTGGATTCCCGGTTTCTTCTTCATACCTGGCTTCGAAAAAGGTTCCTAGCATAGTTCCTGGATAATGTTCAAAAGCCATTTTGTATAAAGTTTTGTATTCTTCCCAGTTCCTTGTTTTCTCAATAGCATTATAAACAGCCATAAAATCATTAAGGCTTATCTTTCTCTCTAAACCATATAATTCTTCGATGGAGTTGTATTTGTCTGCCAGATATTGTGATGGAGAAGCGGAGGTTTGAAGCAGGATCTCATTATAATCTTTAGTTGAAATGGGCCTGTAAATCTCAAACATACTGGAAATTGCAGACGGAATAGCTTTTCCTACCAGTGAATAATGCGTTTCATCCTTAAAATCATCGAAATTATAAGTGACCATTTTATTTTCGATATTCTTCAACTGATTATCAAAACTCATAATATTCTTTTTTAGATCAGGAATATCGTCACTACTTGTTGCCATATAGAACCATTTCTTAGATTCCGCAGTACTCAGGGCGTTGGTTACTCTATTCGCCATTTCGGGAGCAAGATCAGGGCTTAGGTTAACATATCCCTGAAAAATTGGAGACTGCTTGAGCAGGTAATAATTAATAAAGTTAGAAGTAAAGTCATGTCCTACGATAATTCTAAAATTAGCGGTTCTGTATTTTTGATCTAGTTGGGCAAGAAGTTCCATTCCAATAAACTCAAAGAATTTCGCGCCTTTTTCAGAAGGGAGAAAATTATTTTCAGAATATGAGGTGTCATCCATTCTTATTCCGTCCTGGTTTATGCCTACCACGATCATTTCAGGAATGTCTTCCCAGTAGGAATAATAATCCACCATTCCCGCTACGGGTTCGAATAAATAATCTCCATCCAGCACCACAACAACAGGATATCGTTTTTCTTTATTTTCTTCGTAATTCCTTGGTAACTGGATCTTTATTTGCCTGGTTTCACCAAGCTTTTGGGAAGATAAACTTTCGTTTTTAATCTGCGCATTGCTTACTATCGGCAATGAAATTGCCAATAGCAAAAGTAATAATCGTTTCATAGGTGTAGTATTGATTCGGACCTACAATATAATTATTATTTCTTATTGTTTAAAAGTGGCAGTAAAATAAAGGATAAACCACCAAAAAGCAGTACTACAAAGGTTTGTGTAGCCCAGGAGATCCATCCAAAAGCTTCGGCAGCATGTTCCTGAACGCCGAAAAACGTCAAGACACCACCAACAGCCAGTGGATAAACGCCTATTCCGCCATTGGTTGCAGAGACTGCGAAAGATCCTACCACAAAGGCAGCCATGATGATGCCGGCTGAAGTGCCAGCGGTTTCAGGAATGCTTAGTTTGATGATAAAGAACATGATGAGATACATGGACCAAATGAAAATTGTATGGAATATGAAAGCCCATTTTTGTTTCATACTAAGAATACTCTTCATTCCCTCCAAAAGGCCTTTAGCCAGTTTTTTTATTTTTTGAAATGGCAGCCAGTTGGAGCGTTTAACGATGTTGATTCCAATAATTATGACGCCAACCAAGCCCAGAAATATGAGGAGGGTGTTTAATGGTTTAATATTTTGATCATTCAGGTAAATTAGGAGATCATCAGTTTGAAGAATAACTACTACTCCAATAATTAACATCAGGATAAGAAGATCTGCAACCCTTTCAGATATAATAGTCCCGAAACCCTTCTCAAAAGGTACATTTTCATAGGTTGAGAGCGTAACTGCCCGTAATACTTCTCCGGAGCGGGGAATCCCGAAATTTGCCAGATAAGCAACCATTACCGCCATAAACCGATTGGCCTGAGATGATTTATAGCCCATTGGTTCCAGCATAAATTTCCAGCGATAGGCTCGGGAAAAATGAGAAGTAGCGCCCAATAGAAAAGAAACAAAGATCCAGAACTTGTTTGCGTCTACAATGCTCTGCCACAAATTTTCACGTTCCTCCTGGGTAGAACTTTTCAAAGAATACCAGATCAAAAAAATCCCCAAAAATAAGGGGATGCTAATTTTTAAAAATTTGATAAATTTTTTATTCAAAGTGACTTATTTCAGCAAATTGGTTTCTTCATCAGGAAATACGAGAGAAGGCTTAAAATTTCTGGCTTCTTCAAGTTCCATAATTCCGTAGGCAATAATAATAAGAATATCTCCTTTAGCTACTTTACGTGCTGCCGCACCATTGAGGGTAATTTCTCCAGTGTTTCTTAGTCCCGGAATAACATAAGTTTCCAGACGTTCTCCATTATTATTATTTACGATCTGTACTTTTTCACCTTCAATAATACTGGCTGCTTCCATAAGATCTTCATCTATGGTTATGCTGCCAATATAATCAAGATCTGCCCCGGTTACTTTTACTCTATGAATTTTTGATTTAACTACGTGAATTTGCATTTCTTAATTAGTTGTTCAAAGCAATATTATCTATCAACCTTATTCCATCGGAATAAGCAGCAATAAACGCTCTGTATTGTTTTCCTTTTTCTTTTTTGTTTACTTTTTTCAAAGTCTCTGAATCGGCAATTTCAAAATACTCCAATTTAAGATGCTGATTATTTTTAAATTGATTTTCTACCCAATTCGTGGTATGTTCTGCACTTTCTGTGCCAAATAGACGGTTGGCATTTTGCAGGACTTCATAAATAAAAGCAGCTTCTTTCCGGTTTTGAAAACTTAGACGTTCATTTCTGGAGGACCTTGCAAGTCCTGAATCTTCTCTTAAGATAGGACATCCAACTATTTCTACCGGAAGACCTGTCTTTTCAATTAATTTCCTGATTATCTGTAATTGTTGAAAATCTTTTTCCCCGAAAAATGCTTTATCAGGAGTAATAACTTCAAAAAGATGCTTAACTACCGTGCCAACACCATTAAAATGACCCGCTCTAAATTCACCTTCCATCACAGATTCTAGTCCTTCAAAATCGAAATTTTGGGAAAGTATCTTATCTCCATATAATTCATTTGCAGTAGGCGAAAATACCCAGATATCTGAAGTTTCCTTTTCTAACAGCTCGATATCTTTATTTAAATTTCTAGGATATTTCTCAAGATCTTCAGGGTTATCAAACTGTGTAGGATTTACAAAAATACTTACTATAACCTGATCTGAATCTTTTAAAGCATTTGTCACCAAAGACAGGTGTCCCTCATGGAGAGCTCCCATTGTTGGAACTAATCCAATGCTTTTACCATCAGATTTTACCTTCTGAATAGCCTGTATAAGTAGTTGTTTCTCCCTAAAAACCTGCATTTTATTATAAAATTAACAGCGTGCAAACTTAATATATCTCTGGCAATCTGCATAAATTTTTGTAATTTTGCGTGTTTTTTATTCGGAAACGTAACTAAAGCAAAGAATTTATGAAAGATAAGAGAGTGTTATACGTCTCGTCTGAAGTTATACCCTACTTACCTGAAACCGATATTTCCTCAACTTCTTTTGAAGCAGCAAAAATGGTGAATAACCTTGGAGGGCAAATAAGAATTTTTATGCCAAGGTTCGGGAATATCAATGAACGTAGGCATCAATTGCATGAAGTGATCCGTTTATCGGGAATGAACCTTGTGATCAACGATCTGGATATGCCGTTAATTATTAAAGTGGCCTCTATTCCAAAAGAAAGAATGCAGGTTTATTTTATAGATAACGAAGATTACTTTAAAAGAAAGGCAACATTAACTGATGAAGACGGAAATCTCTTTTCTGATAATGATGAACGAGCAATATTCTTCGCGAAAGGGGTTATTGAGACGGTGAAGAAATTAAACTGGTCTCCAGATATCATCCACGTTCATGGTTGGCTGGCATCTTTATTGCCATTGTATTTGAGAAATTATTATGGGAATGAACCATTGTTCAAGGATGCAAAAATAGTTACCTCTATTTACAATCAAAGTTTTGAAGAAACGTTAGATGAAGAGTTAAAAGAGAAAATTTTGTTTGATGGACTGGAAAATGCGAACGTCAAACACCTCAAAACTCCTAATT contains these protein-coding regions:
- a CDS encoding glycine--tRNA ligase is translated as MAKQEDLFKNVISHAKEYGYIFSSSEIYDGLSAVYDYGQNGAELKKNIKEYWWRSMTQLHQNIVGIDAAILMHPTTWKASGHVDAFNDPLIDNKDSKKRYRADVLVEDYAEKLLQKAEKEITKAKKRFGEDFDETMYRETNPRVKRYLDDRKEILERLASSLTKEDLADVKSLIEELEIADPDTGSKNWTEVRQFNLMFGTKLGASADSATDLYLRPETAQGIFVNFSNVQKTGRMKIPFGIAQIGKAFRNEIVARQFIFRMREFEQMEMQFFVRPGEELEWYEKWKEIRLNWHRSLGLGEENYRLHDHEKLAHYANAAADIEFDFPFGFKELEGIHSRTDFDLKAHEEHSGKKLRFYDPELKENYVPYVIETSIGLDRMFLSVLSSSLKEEDLGDGNTRTVLKLPAVLAPTKAAILPLVKKDGLPELAQKIVDELKWDFKVQYDEKDAIGRRYRRQDAAGTPLCITVDHDSLEDNAVTVRFRDSMEQKRVSIEELDTLIRKETDFKTWMRGFSE
- a CDS encoding T9SS type A sorting domain-containing protein; this translates as MKKLLLLFSLSFIFHLNALGQTNEIVGPAFIDSASVIKTGALSKSRLIRHITKPKLYNPRNRGINKVVPGKGLPKVKDPALQSKMGDIPVKAPIFSFDGAVTRSTPSDPTGAVGRNHYVNAWNSAFAIWDKDGNEIIPPSSLESIGGAFNNETDGDPIVFYDEAADRFILMQFSASPSSGSASPPALLFAVSQGPDPVNSGWYTYRFDLGSLPDYPKISLWNDGYYITTNKDALEPQGKEIVYVLERDRMLQGSDNVRILGFPLPGIQNNGFYSPAGFSVMGGDLPPPGNAPIIYLQDDEWVGVNQDHLKLWLMNVNWDNVGSSTISESQEITDGVSPFTATFDGGGFKNLPQPGDNSEIDALQGAMMYMTQYRRFGTHNSVVMNFVVDVEPTAAKHAGIRWYELRQPADGAPWSVYQEGTYAPDNSDRFSGSIGIDMRGNIAMGYTVVNDNPANPVFPSIRYTGRFVNDQLGLMTVQEESIVEGESPQPRPEGRYGDYAHLSIDPVDDLTFWHNAEYFIGVDRVNKVGVFRIAANEPNDVGVVVLVGPQNATLTNSEEITIRIRNYGTNAQSNFEVSYRIDGGPLVTEVFEETIPAESSAEFTFEETGDFSEIGEIYTLTLSTNLENDSNTNNDSIEVEVKNLPPNDIGVTSIDSPFTDENLTSTEEVTITISNFGGEPQQDFPVSYQIGNNAPVTETFNEVLEVGEDVVYTFNQTANLASFGRYRIEARTRLENDFDPSNDAETISVASLNCIPEGSDCSQGDGIFYFELGDYRNERIPCTNGYIDFIGGTTDLDRSQGDFTVTVETGFAEGEREKFSMWIDFNDNAVFEDEERVISSEVIPQANRSFSYDFNIPRDADLGQHLLRIRAGDTNFSGDLNDPCSVMAYGTTHDYSVNITDSTLDIEDFILNEAELVVITLPNQEDQYRVVMETSFGEPLRITVHDLLGQKLIENQVVNDGDAYVYELDMSYAAPGVYLVRFGTRKVGKVKRFIVK
- a CDS encoding exodeoxyribonuclease III, with amino-acid sequence MTIISYNVNGIRAAIRKGFLDWLQQSNPDVVCLQEIKAQPEQLDLSEFEKAGYPYHYWYPANKKGYSGVAILSKTEPKNVTYGTGIDYMDFEGRSIRADFDNFSVMSLYLPSGTNINRLELKFKFMDDFQRYIDQLKLEIPNLIISGDYNICHEAIDIHDPVRLKNVSGFLPEERKWIDGFMENGFIDSFRHFNEDPDNYSWWSYRANARNNNKGWRIDYNLVSEPLKDRLRRAVILPEAYHSDHCPVLVEIE
- a CDS encoding OmpA family protein, encoding MNIRLTSVLALLVLMSSCVSSKKYGELESKNANLQRENRSVAKELENYRKSSEDLDKELSGLKTDYETITTERNQLMEKLTALEKNYESLEKSYDALEQNSSAAIAENSRQNRDLLGQLDEKEAALLQEKNRLEKLEKDLALRSQRINDLENVIAAKDAKMNALKNAVSNALTNFEGKGLSVEQRDGKVYVSMENKLLFDSGSWAVNSEGRKAVQQLGTVLGQNPDIAVLIEGHTDNVPYGGSGQLKDNWDLSTKRATAIVQILRENSNIDPQSLTAAGRGEYAPVGSNDTEAGKAKNRRIEVILTPKLDEITRVLNEID
- a CDS encoding aldo/keto reductase, whose amino-acid sequence is MKYTKLPNTELKVSKICLGSMTWGQQNSEAEGHEQLDYALDKGVNFIDTAEMYSTPAKPETQGSTEKVIGSWLKKTGRRDEVVIASKIAGPAEMVSHIRENMGYHREALEDAIHNSLKRLQTDHIDLYQLHWPERNTNFFGKRGYDHSEEEKWEDNFRQILEDLQHFVDQGKIGHIGLSNETPFGLMRFLEESKNDLPRVSTVQNPYNLLNRKDEIGLTEILHRENVGLFPYSPLGMGTLSGKHLNGIQKNTRLSLFPQYNRYSNEEAVRATRKYKELADKHDMSLTHLALAFVNQQPFVTSNIIGATSIDQLKENIESIEVVLSEEIMEEVNEIHNSIPNPAP